TGACCAATGACATCCCGATGACATTGTTCAGCGTGTCCAGCCCTGACTCCAGTGCTGCGCCCAGCACCGTCAGCGACCCGGTGCGAACGCCGACGATCAATTTCACCACGACGACAAGCGCATTGAGCGCGAGAACCTGCCCGAGTACCCGGCGTACGGCCGGAGAACGTTCGTCGAGCCGCAGCGCATTCGGCGTGCGTTGTTGAGGTCTTGCCGTCATCGTGTCAACTTCACCTCCCTGGGTAAGCCGAGTCAACAACACAAATCGATTGCGAATACGTGCGTGCCTGAGCTTCCGGAGGTCGAGCGAGCCGTTCGCGCTCTGCGCGACGCAATTGATGGCGCAATCATCGAGCGCGTGAGGGTTCTCCATCCTTCACTGCAACGTCGCGTGTCGCGCGGCGCACTTCGAATGTTGCGGGGAGCCCGTGTCGGCAGGGTGGAGCGACGTGGCAAGCACCAGCTGATTCATCTCGAAGATGGTCGAGTCATTCACGTGCACTTCCGCATGAATGGAGACTGGGTAATCGGCTCGAGCGCGGACCCGCTGCCGCGGTTCGCGCGCGCCGTGTTCGAGTTCACGAGTGGTGTGCGCGTGGTATTGGAAGACTCGCGCGCGCTTTCGACGCTCGATATCCATGCGGCAGGCTCAGCGCTGCCGATCGATCTTGGTCCTGAGCCGCAGGATCCGGCGCTCACGCCAGAGCGCTTTCGCGCATCGCTGGCACGACGCAGAATCCCGATCAAAGTCGCACTGCTTGATCAGCGAATCATCGCCGGGCTAGGGAACATCTATGTGTCAGAGGCGCTTTGGCGCGCGAAGATCGACCCGCGGTTGGCTGCCGCCTCGCTGGAACTCTCGGATGTTCGCCGCCTGCTCATCGCGATTCGGACGGTGATCGAGCGTGCGACGGGAGCGCGGTACACGAGCACGGAGGGAGCACGGCTCGACGTCTATGATCGCGAGGGCCGGCCGTGTCGGCGTTGTCGCTCGAAGATCGGCC
This genomic window from Gemmatimonadaceae bacterium contains:
- the mutM gene encoding bifunctional DNA-formamidopyrimidine glycosylase/DNA-(apurinic or apyrimidinic site) lyase encodes the protein MPELPEVERAVRALRDAIDGAIIERVRVLHPSLQRRVSRGALRMLRGARVGRVERRGKHQLIHLEDGRVIHVHFRMNGDWVIGSSADPLPRFARAVFEFTSGVRVVLEDSRALSTLDIHAAGSALPIDLGPEPQDPALTPERFRASLARRRIPIKVALLDQRIIAGLGNIYVSEALWRAKIDPRLAAASLELSDVRRLLIAIRTVIERATGARYTSTEGARLDVYDREGRPCRRCRSKIGRIAQSGRSTYYCPHCQRGAPVSRVPRSARS